The Acidimicrobiales bacterium genome includes a region encoding these proteins:
- a CDS encoding DUF3048 domain-containing protein, which produces MSTSTPPTGRHSSAVSSTPRRRRAARAAPVVPGLAAIGLLAAACGGGSAVPKATHATGATTTTAAAPTPVYPLTGQRITNPAMAGRPALTVKVDNVAGAFPQEGLDHADIVAEALVEGGLTRLTVTYQSQDAALVGPIRSARPVDAAILRELNGGIFAYSGAANGEIAPVKASSNAVLLSHDAGSAGFQLVHWRSTPHNLFAATTDLYNVGRRAGAVWAPPPQLFQYSASPQGGPSTQAGSATMSLSTISTATWSWSPKSNLYFRTQNGSPDMNASGSQMSAHNVVILSTAIGPTGVYDSAGNQDPLVVLVGSGQAWVMRDGRAVQGTWSRPDIASKVSLQGPGGTITLEP; this is translated from the coding sequence ATCAGTACGTCAACGCCCCCCACCGGCCGGCACTCGTCCGCCGTCTCCTCCACCCCCCGGCGCCGCCGGGCCGCCCGGGCAGCTCCCGTCGTCCCCGGCCTGGCTGCCATCGGCCTGCTGGCCGCGGCGTGCGGCGGAGGCAGCGCCGTCCCCAAAGCGACCCATGCCACCGGGGCCACGACCACCACCGCAGCCGCGCCGACGCCCGTCTATCCGCTGACCGGCCAACGGATCACCAACCCGGCCATGGCCGGGCGCCCCGCCCTCACGGTCAAGGTCGACAACGTGGCCGGCGCCTTCCCCCAGGAGGGCCTGGACCACGCCGACATCGTTGCCGAGGCCCTCGTCGAAGGCGGGCTCACCCGCCTGACCGTCACCTACCAGTCCCAGGACGCCGCCCTGGTCGGCCCGATCCGCTCGGCCCGGCCCGTCGACGCCGCCATCCTGCGCGAGCTCAACGGCGGGATCTTCGCCTACTCGGGCGCCGCTAACGGCGAGATCGCTCCGGTCAAGGCGTCGTCCAACGCGGTCCTGCTCTCCCACGACGCCGGCAGCGCCGGCTTCCAGCTGGTCCACTGGCGCAGCACCCCCCACAACCTGTTCGCGGCGACCACGGACCTGTACAACGTCGGCCGTCGCGCCGGCGCGGTATGGGCCCCGCCCCCGCAGCTGTTCCAGTACTCGGCCAGCCCCCAGGGCGGCCCGTCGACACAAGCCGGGTCGGCCACCATGAGCCTCTCCACGATCTCCACCGCCACCTGGTCGTGGAGCCCGAAGTCCAACCTCTACTTCCGGACCCAGAACGGCTCGCCCGACATGAACGCGAGCGGCTCCCAGATGTCGGCGCACAACGTCGTGATCCTGTCGACCGCCATCGGCCCGACCGGCGTCTACGACTCCGCCGGCAACCAGGACCCGCTGGTCGTCCTCGTCGGCTCCGGGCAGGCGTGGGTGATGCGCGACGGGCGCGCCGTCCAGGGCACCTGGAGCCGTCCCGACATCGCGAGCAAAGTGAGCCTGCAGGGGCCGGGCGGCACGATCACGCTCGAGCCG
- a CDS encoding YihY/virulence factor BrkB family protein, whose translation MGRIRRLLAAVDGWQQRHAWAAFPLAVVNKFGRDRGGSLAALIAYYGFLSLFPLLLVAITVLGYVLAGHPALQASVETSILGRFPVIGDQLHANVNHPLTGHPLGLAVGVAGLLWGSLGVTQAGQYAMAQVWDVPDEMRPGLLARLGRGGAFLGVLAMSAVVTTGLSGLASFDSGVPAAAAVAGPVLATAANVGLYLLGFRVLTPAGVPTRQLWPGALVGGLGWEVLQVAGGYLVGHQLQHASAVYGLFGLVLGLISWIYLGAQLSLYSAEVNVVAAKRLWPRHLVQPDKAPTA comes from the coding sequence TTGGGACGGATCAGGCGGCTGCTGGCGGCGGTCGACGGGTGGCAGCAGCGCCACGCCTGGGCGGCCTTCCCGCTCGCGGTGGTGAACAAGTTCGGCCGGGACCGGGGCGGCTCTCTGGCGGCTCTCATCGCCTACTACGGGTTCCTCTCGCTGTTCCCCCTGCTGCTCGTCGCGATCACCGTCCTCGGCTACGTGCTGGCCGGCCACCCGGCCCTGCAGGCCAGCGTGGAGACCTCGATCCTCGGGCGGTTCCCCGTGATCGGGGACCAGCTGCATGCCAACGTCAACCATCCCCTGACCGGGCACCCGCTGGGCCTGGCCGTCGGGGTGGCCGGCCTGCTCTGGGGGTCGCTGGGGGTCACCCAGGCCGGCCAGTACGCCATGGCCCAGGTCTGGGACGTACCGGACGAGATGCGCCCGGGACTCCTGGCCCGCCTCGGGCGCGGCGGGGCCTTCCTCGGCGTGCTGGCGATGTCGGCGGTCGTGACCACCGGGCTGAGCGGCCTGGCCAGCTTCGACAGCGGCGTCCCGGCGGCGGCGGCGGTCGCCGGTCCGGTCCTGGCCACCGCCGCCAACGTGGGCCTGTACCTCCTGGGGTTCCGCGTGCTCACGCCCGCCGGCGTGCCGACCCGCCAGCTGTGGCCGGGCGCCCTCGTCGGGGGACTCGGCTGGGAGGTCCTGCAGGTGGCGGGCGGCTACCTCGTCGGCCACCAGTTGCAGCACGCCAGCGCCGTCTACGGGCTGTTCGGCCTGGTCCTCGGGCTGATCTCGTGGATATATCTGGGGGCCCAGCTGAGCCTCTACTCGGCAGAGGTCAACGTGGTGGCGGCCAAGCGGCTCTGGCCCCGCCACCTGGTGCAACCGGACAAAGCACCCACCGCCTAG
- a CDS encoding ATP-binding protein, whose product MSEPVARELLVLDPGPSAAAAARRFVSGCLTGAPDDTVANAELVVSELVTNSILHAGTALRIGVKQAPGVVRVEVGDQDRQRPEPKRYSAHAGTGRGLQLVEALAVAWGVDSGPDGKTVWADVALDTVQVTVPPLLSAPGGPARTEPPPARAGASGPAAARPVSASDLMEVHLLAFPVDVYLRAEEHADELQREFSLILEREPAEGEGPPGRLLGLVEEFGQQFGAFADEARTAVRDASEEGRTRIDDLVYRVPAEVGPAAVHLDDLLAEADSYCAAGDLLTLASPAEARTFREWFLGQFAAQARGLPAVSWPEWSASQQA is encoded by the coding sequence GTGAGCGAGCCGGTGGCTCGTGAGCTTCTGGTCCTGGACCCGGGACCGTCAGCAGCTGCCGCCGCCCGCCGGTTCGTCTCCGGGTGCCTCACCGGAGCTCCGGATGACACGGTGGCCAACGCCGAGCTGGTGGTCTCCGAGCTGGTGACCAACTCGATCCTGCATGCCGGCACGGCGCTGCGGATCGGCGTCAAGCAGGCCCCCGGGGTCGTCCGCGTCGAGGTCGGGGACCAGGACCGCCAGAGGCCCGAGCCCAAGCGGTACTCGGCCCATGCCGGTACCGGCCGGGGCCTCCAGCTGGTCGAGGCGCTGGCGGTGGCCTGGGGCGTCGACTCGGGACCCGACGGCAAGACGGTGTGGGCGGACGTGGCCCTCGATACCGTCCAGGTGACCGTGCCCCCGCTCCTGTCCGCACCGGGTGGGCCGGCGAGGACGGAGCCGCCCCCGGCGCGGGCCGGGGCCTCTGGTCCGGCGGCAGCCCGGCCAGTGTCGGCGTCGGACCTGATGGAGGTCCACCTGCTGGCGTTCCCCGTCGACGTCTACCTGCGGGCCGAGGAGCACGCCGACGAGCTGCAGAGGGAGTTCTCCCTGATCCTGGAGCGGGAGCCGGCTGAGGGTGAGGGTCCGCCCGGGCGGCTGCTGGGACTGGTGGAGGAGTTCGGGCAGCAATTCGGGGCATTCGCCGATGAGGCGCGGACGGCGGTCCGGGACGCGTCCGAGGAGGGCCGCACCCGCATCGACGACCTCGTCTACCGGGTGCCGGCGGAGGTCGGTCCCGCCGCCGTCCACCTCGACGACCTGCTGGCCGAGGCCGACTCCTACTGCGCCGCCGGTGACCTGCTCACGCTGGCCAGCCCGGCGGAGGCCCGCACGTTCAGGGAGTGGTTCCTCGGCCAGTTCGCCGCGCAGGCGCGGGGGCTGCCGGCCGTCTCATGGCCGGAGTGGTCCGCAAGTCAGCAGGCGTAG